CCTGTCCGCGCGTCTTGAGGTTGAGCATGGCATAGCCGACGCGCTGACCTGGCCCGTGGTAGGTGTATTGGCCGCCACGCCCGGTCTCATAAACCGGGAACCGGTCGGGTGTCAGAAGGTCCTTGGGATCGGTACTGGTGCCGGCAGTGTAGAGGGGCGGGTGTTCCAGCAGCCAGACAAGTTCAGGCGCCTCACCGGCGGCAATGGCGGCGGCACGTGCTTCCATTTCCGCCAGTGCCACAGGGTAGGGCACCTGGTCTGGTGAAATACGCCACTCCACGTTCGCAGCGTCTGTATAGAGCCGGGCTACGGGTGCGCGGGCGGATATGTCTTCGGAAACGCTCATGAGGGTCTCTATATCATTATTCGCGTTTACGTATGGGTAACCCTGTTTTGCGAGGTTGGGGAACCGGATCGCCCGATGAAGGGCTTGATCATGCAGTCGGGACCCGACCTATGAGCGCCATTGAAAAAGTTGATGTTGAGATTTCCGTTGTTCTCGGCAAGGCGACCATGCCTATCCATCAGCTCCTGAAAATGGGCCGTGGGGCTGTGATTGAGCTGGATGCGGGAGAAACTGAGGAAGTCTGGCTCCTGGCCAACAATCAGCCCATCGCACGCGGCGAAATCGTCGTTCAAGGCGACCATGTGGGCGTTTCCATCACAGAAGTCCTGCAGCAGCACACTTTCTGATCCAGAGTATGCCTGCATCACACAAATAACGCATGATTAGTGTGGTTTGTTGTATTTCACGCCTTTTACTTGAACAAAGTGCGGTTACCCCTTAACTCTTGGTCAATAGGCCGCTTCCTCCTGATTGGATTGGGCGGAAATCAGCCATTCCGCCAAGTGTTTTGTTGGGTAGCCTTTGCATGTTTCCCGTTTCGCTAGATTTGGACCTGCTGAAGGTAGCTGTCGCTGGGAGCGGTGCTGCCGCCCGTCAGCGTATCCGGCTGTTGACGGAAGCTGGTGCAGGCGATTTCAGCGTGTATGCGCCCAATGCTGACGCAGAGATGGTGGAAGCGGCTGGCGCCCGGTTGGTGAACCATCTGCCGGACGACAGTGATCTGGACGCTTTGGACGTCTTGTTCATAGCCGACCTCGCGGAAGCAGATGAAACACGGCTGGCGGCAGCTGCGCGCTCCCGGAAGGTGCTGGTCAATACCGAGGATGTTCGGCCGCTGTGCGATTTTCATGTCCCGGCCATGGTGCGGCGGGGAGACCTGCTTCTGGCGATCTCCACCGGTGGCGCATCTCCGGGACTTGCACGTCGTCTGAAGGCACATCTGGGTCAGGCATTCGGTGAAGAGTGGGCTGACCACATAAATGAAATTGCGAGCGCCCGAACGCGCTGGCGCGAAGAGGGGGTGCCTCTGCCTGAACTGGGCAAGCGCACCAATGCTCTTATTGATGAGAAAGGCTGGCTGTCATGACCGCATTGCAGGCCACCACGACAGAACAGGCAACGCCTGTGCAACGTCAGGCAATGGATTCTGAAACCGTTACGTCTGCACGATTGGAACAGCTGCGCCGTGACTTTGGTCACCTGGAAGGTGCTGAGTTGCTGGATGCCATGGTGCACAAGGCGTTCCCGGACAAGATCGCCATGGTTTCGTCCTTCGGGTCGGAAGCTGTCGTGCTCTTGCACTTGCTCTCAGAAGTAAACCCGACGGTGCCGGTGCTGTTTCTGAATACCGGTAAGCTATTTGGCGAAACGCTGCGCTATCGCGACCGGCTGCAGGACAAGCTCGGTTTGACGGATGTTCGGTCGCTTGGCCCGGATCCCCGCGTGGAAGCTATCTCTGACCCTGCCGGCGATCTGTGGGCCCGAGATGCGGATGGCTGCTGCCATTTCCGCAAGGTGCTACCGCTGGCACATGGTCTGAAAAATTTCGAAGCGTCGATCACCGGACGCAAACAGTTTCAGACGGGCGCACGCGCCGGCATGCCCACAATTGAGCAGGAGGCGAACGCGGACGGTACGCCTGGAAGGTTCAAGATCAATCCGCTGGCGAACTGGAACCTCGATGACCTCAAGACCTACATCGAGGATCACAAGCTGCCACGGCATCCGCTGGTGAAGGATGGATACCTCTCAATCGGCTGCATGCCGTGCACGGACCGTGTGAAAGAGGGCGATGATTACCGCTCTGGCCGGTGGGCTGGAACCGACAAGGATGAGTGCGGAATCCATGTGCCAGGCCTCGTCGACGGCGACGGCATTTAGGAACCCGGCCTGGGCTAGATCGAACCTCTGATCTGTGTCCAGATCAGGGCCTTGTGTTGGGCCCGGCAGTTTGCTACACGGCGGTCCCTGCTTTGTTTGGCCGCTTCTGGCGGCATTTGCAGGTTCTACCGTGCGGTCGTGGCGGAATTGGTAGACGCGCAGCGTTGAGGTCGCTGTGGGGTAAAACCCGTGGAAGTTCGAGTCTTCTCGACCGCACCATTTTTCTTCTTTTTCATGCATTTATGCCTGCTCACCGGCATTGCCGGTGGACAGCAGCCCTGCGGCTGCACATCTTTGTGTCATTGGTCCCCAATGGCCGATTTGGGCTGGTTACTTGCCAGCGGTTCAGTTAGCAAAAGCATAGGCTGGACGGCTTTCGGGTTGGCCCCGATAGCCTGACCTTGAGGTGGAGAAGGCGCTGAACGATATCGCACCAGATCTGAACCGGGCTTCTGACCCGGACCCCATTGCAGACGATGAGATCGGCCTGTCGCCGGACTTCGTGCGCAATGTGGTCGACCGGATTGATGCGGGCGATGCGCCATCTGTGCGCGCTGCCGCTGATGGTCTTCATCCCTCAGACGTTGCGGAGCTTCTGGAGCTTTTGCGACCAGATGAGCGTCGCACGCTTGTTGCGATTCTGGGGCCTGACCTCGACATAGCCGCGTTGTCTGAACTGGACGAGGGGCTGCGTGACGAAGTTCTGGACTATATCGGTCCAGGGCGCGTTGCCGAAGCACTGGCTGATCTGGATACGGATGATGCGGTCTATCTGCTTGAGGACATGGACGAGTCCGAGCAGAAGGCCTTGCTCTCACGCATGCCCGACGAAGACCGCGCGCAGATTGAGCGGTCACTCGAATATGAAGAAGACAGTGCCGGCCGTCTTATGCAGCGCGACATTGTCGTGGTGCCGCCGCACTGGAATGTCGGTCAGGTGATTGACCATCTGCGCGAAGCGGATGACCTGCCTGAAACCTTCTTTGAAATTTTCGTTGTCGATGAAATGTACCACGCCATTGGCACGGTTCCCCTGTCGCGATTGATGCGAACAAAGCGCCCGGTGCCGATCCAGGACATCATGGATGTGGAGCAAACGCTTATTCCTGCTGACATGGATCAGGAAGAAGTTGCTCACCAGTTTGAGAAATACAATCTGGTTTCCGCCGCCGTTGTGGATGAAGACGACCGGCTGGTCGGTATGGTCACCGTTGATGACGTCGTTGAGGTCATTCAGGAAGAAGCAGGTGAAGACCTGCGCCGTCTTGCAGGTGTTGGTGACGAAGCTCTGACGGATACCGTCATCAAGACAGCGCGCAGTCGTTTTCCGTGGTTGTTTGCCAACCTGTTCACTGCGGCCATAGCTGCAATCGTGATTTCTGCGTTCGGCGTAAGCATCGAGAAGATGGTGACGTTGGCCATCCTGATGCCTGTGGTCGCTGCTCTTGCCGGGAATGCAGGGACACAGACCATGACGGTGACCGTGCGGGCCATGGCGACCCGGGACCTGGTGGATTTTAACGTTGGCCGGGTGATTTCACGTGAGGTTCTTGTTGCCTTCATCAACGGCTTTATTTTTGCCGTACTTATGGGGCTGGGTGTGGGCGTGATATTTGGTGACTGGGAACTAAGCGGTGTTATCGCGGTTTCCATGGTCATCACACTGGGGTTTGCCGGTCTGTCAGGTATCCTCATTCCGCTAGCGTTGGACAGGGCAGGGGCTGACCCTGCCATCTCATCCAGTGTTTTTCTGATCGCGCTGACAGACGCGGTTTCATTTCTTGCATTTCTTGGATTGGCCACATGGTTGCTGCTTTGACGAAGCTTCGTTCCACATTCCTGGGAGGCGTCCTGTTCGGCGCTATGTTTACGGTAGTGCCTGCTGCGGCGGGCAGCTGGAGTGAAGGGGCGCCCATCGGTGAAGCTCGGGCTTTTGGCGCGGCCGCAGCACAGGGTGAGACGATTTATGTGGCCGGTGGCGCGGGCCTCAAGGAACCTGTCGCGGATTTTGCAGCATATGACGTCCTGGGTGATATCTGGCGTCCGCTGCCCACCATGCCGATTGGCCGCCAGGGTTTTGGCATGGCAACCGCCCTTGATGGCGGTGTCTATGTAGCCGGCGGGTATGCAGGTGAGGATTTCGACACGCCCTCATCCGAGCTTTGGCGCTACGACATGGCCAACGCCGTGTGGGTTAGGATGGCCGACATGCCTGCAGGACGTGCCCGTCATGGCATGGCATCGCTCGACGGCAAGCTGTATGTGGTCGGCGGCGAAGGTCCAAATGCGTCGCGTGTTTTTGTATATGACACCTTTCAGGCTGCATGGTCAGAATTGGGTGCGGACCTTCCAGCACCCCGCAAGGACTTGGGCGTGGTCGCCGCTGCAGGCAAAATTTACGCTTTGGGTGGACGGACCGGTAATGGCGTGACCGCGCAGGTTCATGTGCTGGATGTAGAGGCCGCCAGGTGGCGTCAGGGCAGTGCACTGCCGTCGCCACGTGCAGATGCCGCTGTAGGTGTGGTCGCGGGCCAAATCCACCTGGCCGGTGGACGGTCAAATGATCCCATGAGGACATTTTCAGAGCACTATGTGCTCGACGCATCTGGTGGCGGATGGCGTAAGGCTGAACCGCTGCCACTGCCGCGTCTGGGTGCTGCATCTGCCGGTTCTGGCGGGGCATTTGTCATTGTCGGGGGATCCGGCGGCGCAGGTGTCTTTTCCCTCTTCACCACCAGCGATGTGGTCGATATCTACAAG
The Pyruvatibacter sp. HU-CL02332 genome window above contains:
- a CDS encoding phosphoadenylyl-sulfate reductase → MTALQATTTEQATPVQRQAMDSETVTSARLEQLRRDFGHLEGAELLDAMVHKAFPDKIAMVSSFGSEAVVLLHLLSEVNPTVPVLFLNTGKLFGETLRYRDRLQDKLGLTDVRSLGPDPRVEAISDPAGDLWARDADGCCHFRKVLPLAHGLKNFEASITGRKQFQTGARAGMPTIEQEANADGTPGRFKINPLANWNLDDLKTYIEDHKLPRHPLVKDGYLSIGCMPCTDRVKEGDDYRSGRWAGTDKDECGIHVPGLVDGDGI
- a CDS encoding NAD(P)-dependent oxidoreductase, translating into MFPVSLDLDLLKVAVAGSGAAARQRIRLLTEAGAGDFSVYAPNADAEMVEAAGARLVNHLPDDSDLDALDVLFIADLAEADETRLAAAARSRKVLVNTEDVRPLCDFHVPAMVRRGDLLLAISTGGASPGLARRLKAHLGQAFGEEWADHINEIASARTRWREEGVPLPELGKRTNALIDEKGWLS
- a CDS encoding FliM/FliN family flagellar motor switch protein; this encodes MSAIEKVDVEISVVLGKATMPIHQLLKMGRGAVIELDAGETEEVWLLANNQPIARGEIVVQGDHVGVSITEVLQQHTF
- a CDS encoding kelch repeat-containing protein, which codes for MVAALTKLRSTFLGGVLFGAMFTVVPAAAGSWSEGAPIGEARAFGAAAAQGETIYVAGGAGLKEPVADFAAYDVLGDIWRPLPTMPIGRQGFGMATALDGGVYVAGGYAGEDFDTPSSELWRYDMANAVWVRMADMPAGRARHGMASLDGKLYVVGGEGPNASRVFVYDTFQAAWSELGADLPAPRKDLGVVAAAGKIYALGGRTGNGVTAQVHVLDVEAARWRQGSALPSPRADAAVGVVAGQIHLAGGRSNDPMRTFSEHYVLDASGGGWRKAEPLPLPRLGAASAGSGGAFVIVGGSGGAGVFSLFTTSDVVDIYKP
- the mgtE gene encoding magnesium transporter codes for the protein MEKALNDIAPDLNRASDPDPIADDEIGLSPDFVRNVVDRIDAGDAPSVRAAADGLHPSDVAELLELLRPDERRTLVAILGPDLDIAALSELDEGLRDEVLDYIGPGRVAEALADLDTDDAVYLLEDMDESEQKALLSRMPDEDRAQIERSLEYEEDSAGRLMQRDIVVVPPHWNVGQVIDHLREADDLPETFFEIFVVDEMYHAIGTVPLSRLMRTKRPVPIQDIMDVEQTLIPADMDQEEVAHQFEKYNLVSAAVVDEDDRLVGMVTVDDVVEVIQEEAGEDLRRLAGVGDEALTDTVIKTARSRFPWLFANLFTAAIAAIVISAFGVSIEKMVTLAILMPVVAALAGNAGTQTMTVTVRAMATRDLVDFNVGRVISREVLVAFINGFIFAVLMGLGVGVIFGDWELSGVIAVSMVITLGFAGLSGILIPLALDRAGADPAISSSVFLIALTDAVSFLAFLGLATWLLL